A stretch of Ectothiorhodospiraceae bacterium BW-2 DNA encodes these proteins:
- a CDS encoding methyl-accepting chemotaxis protein yields MRTHRLSTSLLSHLSMNQKLALMLLIPLAAMLYFAATNLHQRWLVWQESAQLIPLVELSTSISALVHELQKERGMSAGYIGSAGAQFRDKLPQQHQLTDRQRQQLQQRRSELALHHLGASFLQEINRLLTQLERLDEVRGQVIGLQLPLSEALSYYTTLNGDFLELISSKMDVINNGHFSRNLSAYANFLLAKERSGIERAVLANTFAQDKFADGMYLKFSALVSEQNSYEAVFLSLATPAQISHYRQLIQNPVVQETERMRQIAFSAFKKSQLIQNLEEHIGYGGLIHHYHNYLLRGHAESIERFNHSYRNAIAVIEHYRKLDNLNRDTLTRLDTVTATLNRYREGLAQAIALKEAGATIEELMLRIKVEDSNAFKAIKQLTKGNFGIDSTYWFDKQTQKIDLLKQMDDWLATELKREMDSLYHHTLWQVTLMLTLSLAALILSLLLSATIALSVTRSLRDSIRFLDDIAEGEGDLTQRFEAQGRDEIAQMGAAFNRFSDKIETIVITIKQNASKLQRSIAELNSGNSDLAQRTESQAASLEQTASSMEQLTTIVRQNADNAELANRVAQETRTQATASGDILTQTTTAMAQINQASHKIANIISSIDEIAFQTNLLALNAAVEAARAGEQGRGFAVVAGEVRNLAQRSAAAAKEIKLLIEDSLTKVEHGNQLVVRSDESLREIINSVKRVSDYIGEITAASREQAQGISQVNQAISQMDGAVQQNASMVEQINALNESMKHEFDSLVREVGQFRVSDRGV; encoded by the coding sequence ATGCGAACTCATCGACTCTCGACCTCGTTGCTTAGCCACCTATCGATGAACCAGAAGCTAGCGCTAATGCTGCTCATTCCACTCGCAGCGATGCTCTATTTTGCAGCCACTAATCTGCATCAGCGCTGGCTAGTCTGGCAGGAGAGCGCTCAACTCATCCCCCTCGTCGAGCTCTCCACTTCCATAAGCGCCCTGGTTCATGAGCTCCAGAAAGAGCGGGGAATGTCGGCCGGCTATATCGGCTCAGCCGGTGCCCAGTTTCGCGATAAACTGCCACAGCAGCATCAACTTACCGATCGGCAACGACAGCAGCTACAACAGCGACGCTCTGAGTTGGCACTCCACCATTTAGGCGCCAGCTTTCTACAAGAGATCAATAGGCTACTGACTCAACTAGAGCGGCTAGACGAGGTTCGAGGCCAAGTTATCGGCCTCCAGCTACCCCTGTCCGAAGCGTTAAGCTACTACACTACCCTTAACGGCGACTTTTTAGAGCTAATTAGCTCTAAAATGGATGTTATCAATAACGGCCATTTTAGCCGTAACCTCAGCGCTTACGCCAACTTTCTACTCGCTAAGGAGCGCTCGGGCATAGAGCGGGCAGTCCTCGCTAACACCTTCGCTCAAGATAAGTTCGCCGATGGCATGTACCTTAAGTTCAGCGCCCTAGTTAGCGAGCAAAATAGCTATGAGGCGGTCTTTTTAAGTCTAGCCACCCCAGCGCAGATCAGCCACTACCGCCAACTGATACAAAATCCGGTAGTGCAAGAGACCGAACGGATGCGCCAAATCGCCTTTAGCGCCTTTAAAAAGTCGCAACTTATCCAAAATCTTGAAGAGCATATCGGCTATGGCGGCCTCATCCACCACTATCACAACTATCTACTTCGTGGCCATGCCGAGAGCATAGAGCGGTTTAACCACAGCTACCGTAACGCTATCGCTGTGATAGAGCACTATCGAAAGCTCGATAATCTCAATCGCGACACTCTCACCCGACTCGACACGGTAACGGCCACCCTAAACCGCTACCGAGAGGGGCTAGCGCAGGCGATTGCGCTCAAAGAGGCGGGTGCAACGATTGAGGAGCTTATGCTGCGTATCAAAGTTGAAGATAGCAACGCCTTCAAGGCTATCAAACAGCTCACTAAGGGCAATTTTGGTATCGATTCGACCTATTGGTTTGATAAACAGACCCAAAAAATCGATCTCCTCAAACAGATGGATGATTGGCTCGCAACCGAGTTAAAGCGTGAGATGGATAGCCTCTATCACCACACCCTGTGGCAGGTGACGCTTATGCTGACCCTCAGCCTTGCCGCCCTCATCCTCTCCCTACTGCTATCGGCCACTATCGCCTTGTCGGTTACCCGTTCGCTGCGAGACTCGATTCGGTTTTTAGATGATATCGCCGAAGGAGAGGGCGATCTCACCCAACGATTTGAGGCCCAAGGTCGTGATGAGATCGCCCAAATGGGGGCGGCATTTAACCGCTTTAGCGATAAAATCGAGACTATTGTCATTACTATCAAACAGAACGCCTCTAAGCTTCAGCGCAGCATTGCCGAGTTAAATAGCGGTAACAGCGATCTAGCGCAACGAACCGAGTCGCAGGCCGCCTCGCTAGAGCAGACAGCATCGAGTATGGAGCAGCTCACCACCATTGTGCGCCAAAATGCCGATAATGCCGAGCTAGCCAATCGGGTCGCGCAGGAGACCCGCACCCAAGCGACGGCAAGCGGTGATATTTTGACCCAGACCACCACCGCGATGGCGCAGATCAATCAGGCTAGCCATAAGATTGCCAATATTATTAGCTCCATTGATGAGATCGCCTTTCAGACCAATCTGCTCGCGCTGAACGCTGCCGTCGAGGCGGCCCGTGCCGGTGAGCAGGGGCGCGGCTTTGCGGTCGTTGCCGGTGAGGTGCGCAATCTAGCCCAGCGCAGCGCCGCAGCGGCGAAAGAGATTAAGCTGTTAATTGAGGACTCGCTGACTAAAGTCGAACACGGTAATCAGCTAGTCGTGCGCTCAGATGAGTCGCTACGGGAGATTATTAACAGTGTGAAGCGGGTGAGTGACTATATCGGCGAAATTACCGCCGCCTCCCGTGAACAGGCGCAGGGAATTAGCCAGGTTAATCAGGCGATATCGCAGATGGATGGGGCGGTGCAACAGAACGCCTCCATGGTCGAACAGATTAACGCCCTAAATGAGTCGATGAAACATGAATTTGATAGCCTCGTCCGTGAGGTCGGCCAGTTTCGGGTCAGTGACCGCGGGGTGTGA